One region of Pseudomonas sp. ABC1 genomic DNA includes:
- a CDS encoding response regulator has protein sequence MPPPVLLICDDSSLARKQLLRALPLDWQVSVEQADGGNSALERIRQGGVDLMLLDLTMPDVDGYQVLAALREEEHDCKVIVVSADVQDEAVRRVLSLGAKAFIRKPADPLQLIRTLADLGLLNTLRQMGERGQGESIGFRDAFREVVNVAMGRAAALLAHVLGVFIQLPVPNVNILEVGELHMALADAACSDRLTAVCQGYIGGGIAGEALLIFHDSDISDMARLMGSSDGYQDMEMLLDLSSLLISACLSGIAEQIDLVFSQGHPQVLGQHASITDLINVNRSRWRKTLAVELSYSIEGHDIHFDLLLLFTEDSVELLSRKIAYLVN, from the coding sequence ATGCCTCCCCCCGTTCTGCTGATTTGTGATGACTCATCGCTTGCACGCAAGCAATTGCTGCGTGCGCTTCCTTTGGATTGGCAAGTCAGCGTCGAGCAGGCCGACGGGGGGAATTCGGCGCTCGAGCGTATCCGCCAGGGCGGCGTGGACCTGATGTTGCTGGACCTGACGATGCCCGACGTCGACGGGTACCAGGTGCTGGCCGCCCTGCGTGAAGAGGAGCATGACTGCAAGGTCATCGTGGTGTCCGCTGATGTGCAGGACGAAGCCGTGCGGCGCGTACTGTCACTCGGTGCTAAGGCATTCATTCGCAAGCCTGCCGATCCGCTCCAGTTGATCCGTACCCTGGCCGACTTGGGCCTGTTGAATACCCTGCGCCAGATGGGCGAGCGGGGGCAGGGCGAGTCCATCGGTTTCCGTGATGCCTTCCGCGAGGTGGTGAACGTTGCCATGGGGCGTGCGGCGGCGCTGTTGGCCCATGTGCTCGGGGTGTTCATCCAGTTGCCGGTGCCCAACGTCAATATTCTCGAAGTGGGCGAGTTGCACATGGCGCTGGCGGATGCCGCGTGCAGTGACCGTCTGACGGCTGTCTGCCAGGGCTATATCGGCGGAGGCATCGCAGGTGAGGCCCTGTTGATCTTCCATGACTCCGATATCAGCGACATGGCGCGCCTGATGGGGAGCAGCGACGGCTATCAGGACATGGAGATGCTCCTGGACCTGTCGAGCCTGTTGATCAGCGCCTGCCTCAGCGGCATTGCCGAACAGATCGACCTGGTCTTCTCCCAGGGCCATCCGCAGGTGCTGGGGCAGCATGCGTCGATTACCGACCTGATCAACGTCAACCGTTCACGCTGGCGCAAGACCCTGGCCGTGGAGCTCAGCTACAGCATCGAAGGGCATGACATCCATTTCGACCTGCTGTTGCTCTTCACCGAGGACTCGGTGGAGCTGTTGTCGCGCAAGATTGCCTATCTGGTGAACTGA
- a CDS encoding sensor domain-containing diguanylate cyclase, whose translation MLEKNRLSELHGLLAIVQSIDIGVVVIDRNYRVEVWNTFMENRSGRLPSEAFGRSFFELFPEVDEAWFRRKVETVATLGTPVFTIWEQRPYLLHFKNYQPITGLEDFMYQNTTILPLKGLSGVVDQVCLLIYDVTDVATNRHQLQAANRELQRLSSTDRLTGLYNRGHWEERLRQEFARYSRSGGQASLVMFDIDHFKRINDSYGHQTGDAVIRRVADAVRMTVRDSDIAGRYGGEEFAVLLPDTDRDGARIFAERLRGAVQEQRVSYEGQSVCFTISLGVAESTQAVLGAEQLIAMSDRALYESKAQGRNRTSLYGVDVAAEK comes from the coding sequence ATGCTGGAAAAGAACCGTCTGAGCGAGTTGCATGGTCTGCTGGCGATCGTGCAGAGCATCGATATCGGTGTCGTGGTGATCGACCGTAACTACCGGGTCGAAGTCTGGAATACCTTCATGGAGAACCGCTCCGGGCGTTTGCCGTCCGAGGCGTTCGGGCGCTCGTTCTTCGAGCTGTTCCCCGAGGTCGACGAGGCCTGGTTCCGGCGCAAGGTGGAAACGGTGGCGACACTGGGCACACCGGTGTTCACGATCTGGGAGCAGCGGCCTTACCTGCTGCACTTCAAGAACTACCAGCCGATCACCGGGCTGGAAGACTTCATGTACCAGAACACCACGATCCTGCCATTGAAGGGCTTGAGTGGCGTGGTCGACCAGGTTTGCCTGCTGATCTACGACGTGACCGATGTCGCGACCAACAGGCACCAGTTGCAGGCGGCGAACCGCGAATTGCAGCGGCTGTCGAGCACCGATCGCCTGACCGGGCTCTACAACCGTGGCCATTGGGAAGAGCGCTTGCGCCAGGAGTTTGCCCGCTACAGCCGCTCCGGCGGCCAGGCTTCCCTGGTCATGTTCGACATCGACCACTTCAAGCGAATCAACGACAGCTACGGGCACCAGACGGGTGATGCGGTGATACGGCGTGTGGCCGACGCGGTGCGCATGACTGTGCGTGACTCGGATATCGCCGGGCGTTACGGCGGTGAAGAGTTCGCTGTGCTGCTGCCGGATACCGACAGGGACGGTGCGCGTATTTTCGCCGAGCGTTTGCGAGGGGCGGTGCAGGAGCAGCGAGTCTCCTATGAGGGGCAGTCGGTCTGCTTCACCATCAGCCTGGGCGTGGCGGAGTCGACGCAGGCAGTGCTCGGTGCTGAGCAATTGATCGCGATGTCCGACCGGGCGCTCTACGAGTCCAAGGCTCAGGGGCGCAACCGCACCAGTCTCTATGGTGTCGATGTGGCTGCCGAAAAATGA
- a CDS encoding methyl-accepting chemotaxis protein — MDLLRKFPISKRLWLIPVFATFMLFTLGLLMILQVRSDLYESKDVMTRHVVETAAGILQHYQKLESDGSMSREQAQNAALEQVRTLRYDGHDYFWINDLQPKMIMHPMQPALEGQDLSRNKDPNGKELFNEMVAVAKRDGAGAVAYEWARPGEDAPVPKTSYVQLFQPWGWIIGSGIYIDDVEKEFTNYLVRFSLIGLLIALVMASMVAILIRSITQPLQNSMEAMANIASGEADLTRSLDVAGRDELATLGRDFNRFTEKLRTLIGQLQHTSDSLKTSSHSLGELSERTHEQSQQQLQQMELVATAVNEVTYAVQEVAKNAEHAATEVDLADKQASQGQQNIETTLQQIDQLSGTITQSVEVIHSLAEQTSKIGSVLEVIGSIADQTNLLALNAAIEAARAGEQGRGFAVVADEVRLLAQRTQQSTAEIQGMIERLQQNSEAAVNVIMASNRASQLTVEQASQAGESLGQIAQSLRNLSGLNASIASATLQQSHVTEDINQNVTRAAGLAQASTSAAEQSSDAGKHLDELSERLNRLLSQFKV, encoded by the coding sequence ATGGACCTGCTGCGCAAATTCCCGATCAGCAAGCGGCTCTGGCTGATTCCGGTATTCGCCACCTTCATGCTGTTCACCCTTGGCCTGCTGATGATCCTGCAGGTGCGTAGCGATCTCTACGAAAGCAAGGATGTGATGACACGCCATGTGGTCGAGACCGCGGCCGGTATTCTCCAGCATTACCAGAAGCTGGAAAGCGACGGCAGCATGAGCCGCGAACAGGCCCAGAACGCCGCACTGGAGCAGGTCCGTACCCTGCGCTACGACGGCCATGACTATTTCTGGATCAACGACCTGCAACCGAAAATGATCATGCACCCGATGCAGCCCGCATTGGAGGGACAGGACCTTTCGCGCAACAAGGACCCGAACGGCAAGGAGTTGTTCAACGAGATGGTCGCGGTGGCCAAGCGTGACGGCGCCGGCGCGGTGGCCTACGAATGGGCACGGCCGGGCGAAGATGCACCGGTCCCCAAGACCTCCTACGTGCAACTGTTCCAGCCCTGGGGCTGGATCATCGGCTCCGGCATCTATATCGATGACGTGGAAAAGGAATTCACCAACTACCTGGTGCGCTTCTCGCTGATCGGCCTGCTGATCGCCCTGGTCATGGCCAGTATGGTGGCGATCCTGATCCGCAGCATCACCCAGCCCTTGCAGAACTCGATGGAAGCCATGGCCAATATCGCCAGTGGCGAAGCCGACCTGACACGCAGCCTGGACGTGGCCGGGCGCGACGAACTGGCAACGCTGGGGCGCGACTTCAACCGTTTCACGGAAAAACTGCGCACACTGATCGGCCAGTTGCAGCACACATCAGACTCCCTGAAAACCTCCTCGCACAGCCTCGGCGAACTCTCCGAACGCACCCACGAACAGAGCCAGCAGCAACTGCAACAGATGGAGCTCGTGGCCACTGCGGTCAACGAAGTCACCTACGCGGTACAAGAAGTGGCGAAGAACGCCGAACATGCCGCCACCGAGGTGGACCTTGCCGACAAGCAGGCCAGCCAGGGCCAGCAGAACATCGAAACCACGCTGCAGCAGATCGACCAGCTGTCGGGCACCATCACCCAGTCCGTCGAGGTCATCCATTCCCTGGCGGAACAGACCAGCAAGATCGGCTCGGTGCTTGAAGTGATCGGCTCGATTGCCGACCAGACCAATCTGCTGGCACTCAACGCCGCCATCGAGGCGGCCCGCGCGGGCGAACAAGGCCGTGGCTTCGCCGTCGTGGCCGACGAAGTGCGCCTGCTGGCACAACGCACGCAGCAGTCGACAGCGGAAATCCAGGGCATGATCGAGCGCTTGCAGCAGAACTCCGAGGCTGCCGTGAACGTCATTATGGCCAGCAACCGAGCCTCGCAACTGACGGTGGAGCAAGCCAGCCAGGCCGGTGAAAGCCTGGGACAGATCGCCCAGTCCCTGCGCAACCTGTCAGGCCTCAATGCATCGATCGCCAGCGCGACGCTGCAGCAGTCCCATGTCACCGAAGACATCAACCAGAACGTGACCCGGGCCGCCGGGCTGGCCCAGGCGAGCACCAGTGCCGCCGAGCAGTCCAGCGACGCCGGCAAGCACCTGGACGAGTTGTCGGAGCGCCTGAATCGCCTCCTGAGCCAGTTCAAAGTATGA
- a CDS encoding Na+/H+ antiporter family protein, whose translation MNAVVAAVGIMLVLSLCRVHVVIALIVGALSGGLLGGLGVEATLAAFNKGLGGGATVALSYALLGAFAVAISKSGLAHVLADKALAMVGRQEAHGGGALKWMMIGLLLAVAISSQNILPIHIAFIPLLVPPLLFVLSKLQIDRRLIACVLTFGLITPYMFLPVGFGNIFLNEILMANITRSGVDVTGVNVTEAMLIPALGMTAGLLIAFISYRKPRVYALDRLESATSQKVAYSPLTLSVALLAIASAFIVQLWLDSMIIGALVGFVLFSVSGVVRWRETDDLFTEGMKMMAMIGFIMIAASGFAEVIRETGHVKTLVDTSVGWIGNSKAIGALLMLLVGLLVTMGIGSSFSTVPIIAAIFVPLSVELGFSTLAIISLVGAAGAIGDAGSPASDSTLGPTSGLNVDGQHSHIWDTVVPTFLHYNLPLLVFGWIAAMVL comes from the coding sequence ATGAACGCAGTGGTGGCGGCGGTCGGTATCATGCTGGTGCTTTCCTTGTGCCGTGTGCATGTGGTGATCGCCCTGATCGTAGGGGCACTCAGTGGAGGCCTGCTCGGCGGGCTCGGCGTCGAAGCGACGCTGGCGGCTTTCAACAAGGGCCTGGGCGGCGGTGCGACGGTGGCGCTGTCCTATGCGCTGCTGGGGGCTTTTGCTGTCGCCATCTCCAAGTCGGGCCTGGCCCATGTGCTGGCCGACAAGGCTCTGGCGATGGTCGGCCGGCAGGAGGCGCATGGTGGTGGGGCGCTGAAGTGGATGATGATCGGGCTGCTGCTGGCCGTGGCGATTTCTTCGCAGAACATCCTGCCGATCCATATCGCCTTCATTCCCTTGCTGGTGCCGCCGTTGCTCTTCGTGCTGAGCAAGTTGCAGATCGACAGGCGCCTGATCGCCTGTGTGCTGACCTTCGGGCTGATCACGCCTTATATGTTCCTGCCGGTGGGCTTCGGCAACATCTTCCTCAATGAAATCCTGATGGCGAACATCACCCGCAGCGGTGTCGATGTCACCGGCGTCAATGTCACCGAGGCGATGCTGATCCCGGCGCTGGGCATGACGGCTGGCCTGTTGATTGCCTTCATCAGTTATCGCAAACCACGCGTCTATGCGCTGGATCGGCTGGAGAGTGCAACCTCGCAAAAAGTGGCCTATAGCCCGCTCACTCTATCGGTTGCTTTGCTGGCCATCGCTTCTGCCTTTATCGTCCAGCTCTGGCTGGACTCGATGATCATCGGCGCGTTGGTCGGTTTTGTGCTCTTTTCCGTATCGGGTGTGGTGCGCTGGCGGGAGACGGACGATCTGTTCACCGAGGGCATGAAGATGATGGCCATGATCGGCTTCATCATGATTGCAGCATCGGGATTCGCAGAAGTCATTCGTGAAACGGGGCACGTCAAGACCCTGGTGGATACTTCGGTTGGCTGGATCGGCAATAGCAAGGCCATTGGTGCACTGCTGATGCTGTTGGTGGGGCTGTTGGTGACCATGGGCATCGGCTCGTCCTTTTCCACTGTGCCGATCATCGCAGCGATTTTCGTGCCGCTGAGTGTCGAGCTCGGTTTCAGCACCCTGGCAATCATCAGCCTGGTAGGTGCTGCTGGCGCGATTGGCGATGCAGGCTCACCCGCTTCCGACTCAACCCTTGGCCCAACCTCGGGCCTGAACGTGGACGGCCAGCACAGCCATATCTGGGACACGGTGGTGCCGACCTTCCTGCACTACAACCTGCCGTTGCTGGTATTCGGCTGGATAGCGGCGATGGTCCTGTAA
- the phrB gene encoding deoxyribodipyrimidine photo-lyase: MQLIWLRTDLRVADNTALHAAMRNGPTVALFVLTPRQWQLHDDAPCKVDFWLRNLEQLRTDLQQLNVPLLVRHCDDWSGVPDLLGRLCHELHIDAVHLNDEYGINEQRRDQQVATRLMMEGVTLHRHLDQLLFQPGSLLTRAGDYFKVYSQFRNLCLQHLRAAPPQPRGRPQAQAPLPIASDKVPAQLDGWQAPDASLRAHWPAGEEAALAALASFTDEHMQDYAEQRDIPSAPGTSLLSPYLAAGVLSPRQCLHAALSCNQGEFDTGNDGAITWINELLWREFYKHILVGYPRVSRHRAFRPQTEALPWRNAPQDLQAWQEGRTGLPIIDAAMRQLHATGWMHNRLRMVVAMFLSKNLLIDWREGERFFMRHLIDGDLAANNGGWQWSASTGTDAVPYFRLFNPISQSQRFDPKGRFIRHWLPELTSLSDKAIHSPPVGDLFCSVDYPAPILDLAASRERALAAFRDLP, from the coding sequence CAAGGTCGACTTCTGGCTGCGCAACCTCGAACAGCTTCGTACCGATCTGCAACAGTTGAACGTGCCTTTGCTGGTCCGCCACTGCGATGACTGGTCCGGGGTGCCTGACCTGCTCGGGCGCCTGTGCCATGAGCTGCACATCGATGCCGTACACCTCAACGACGAGTACGGCATCAACGAACAACGGCGCGACCAGCAGGTCGCCACCCGACTGATGATGGAAGGCGTCACACTGCATCGGCACCTGGACCAGTTGCTCTTCCAGCCTGGTAGCCTGCTGACCCGCGCCGGCGACTACTTCAAGGTCTACAGCCAGTTTCGCAACCTCTGCCTGCAACACTTGCGCGCAGCGCCACCGCAGCCTCGCGGTCGACCACAGGCGCAGGCGCCCTTGCCCATCGCCAGCGATAAAGTCCCAGCTCAGCTGGACGGCTGGCAAGCGCCGGATGCCAGCCTCCGCGCCCACTGGCCCGCAGGGGAAGAGGCAGCTCTTGCCGCACTGGCCAGCTTTACCGACGAACATATGCAGGATTATGCGGAGCAGCGCGACATCCCCTCCGCCCCGGGCACCAGCCTGCTCTCACCCTACCTGGCGGCCGGCGTACTCTCGCCACGCCAGTGCCTGCATGCGGCACTGAGCTGCAACCAGGGCGAGTTCGACACCGGCAACGATGGCGCCATCACCTGGATCAACGAGTTGCTCTGGCGCGAGTTCTACAAGCACATCCTGGTCGGCTACCCGCGTGTCTCGCGCCATCGGGCCTTTCGCCCGCAAACCGAGGCACTGCCCTGGCGCAACGCGCCGCAGGACCTGCAAGCCTGGCAAGAAGGTCGAACCGGCCTGCCAATCATCGATGCCGCCATGCGCCAGTTGCACGCCACCGGCTGGATGCACAACCGTCTGCGCATGGTAGTGGCAATGTTCCTCAGCAAGAACCTGCTGATCGACTGGCGCGAAGGCGAGCGCTTCTTCATGCGCCACCTGATCGACGGCGACCTGGCCGCCAACAACGGCGGCTGGCAATGGTCGGCGTCCACCGGAACGGATGCCGTGCCCTACTTCCGCCTGTTCAACCCGATCTCACAGTCGCAACGCTTCGATCCCAAGGGGCGCTTTATCCGCCATTGGCTGCCGGAACTCACCAGCCTGAGCGACAAGGCGATCCACTCGCCGCCCGTCGGCGATCTGTTCTGCTCTGTCGACTACCCGGCACCGATCCTCGACCTTGCCGCCAGCCGCGAACGGGCACTGGCGGCTTTCCGCGACTTGCCTTAA